The genomic stretch GCATTGCTGCCGATTGAGGCCGTGCCCCAATTGCCGCCAGATCCGGTAAACACGAGAGTTACGCCGGTTCCGGTGATCGTGGCATTGCCTGCCACGCTCAAGTTCGCGCCATCCAGGTAATAGATACCGGGATTCAGGTTCAGCGTCGCTCCGGCATTGACGGTGATGCTACCTGTATAGCAGCCCGGGTCGAGCGAGTTGGTTTTCCCGTTGCTGTTCACCGTGATCTTGGCGCTGCTGCAGCTCGGCTCCGGGGGCGGAGAAACGCTGGCATAGGGGTCGACGACTGGCCGCATGCCGGTCCGAATGCCGTTCGTCGCTGTAATATTGCTTGCGCCGGAGACGTTGCCGACTACCCCGACTTGATTGGCGGACACCGCTGCGCTGCCGCCGACGTTCAGCGACGGGCTGGCGCTGGAGTTGCTGTAGAGATTGCAATTAACCAGATTGAGCTGGTTACTGCCGCCCACTGTCACGGCGGGGCTGGCTGTCGAGTTGAGCGCGAGCACACAACCCGTTCCGGCGTTTGGGACCGCCACGGCGCGCGCCGTGATGAGAACCGGGGCGGAGCCGAACAGCGCCGAGAACAGCCGCGGTTGCGGCTGGCCGATGATAACTTCGACGGCCTGCGGGTCCGAGGTATGATTGCCGGTGGACGGCGGCTGGTTGACGGTGACCGTAACGTTGTTCAACCCATTCGCGTAACCATAGGTCGCTGTTACTGCGTTGGCTTCGGTGTTCAGGTTACTGCCTGCGGTCGCCGCACTCGCAGCCCCGGAGTCTGCCGCGCTCTGCATGTTTTTGTGCTTGTAGGACCACCACCCGGCCTCAGTGCCGAGGCCGGCGGCTCCAACCAGAACAGGCATGATGAGCGCGAAGATAATCACGTTGCTGCCGGACTTATCGGCAGCAAATCGTCGTAGTAAGCGTTTGCCGTTCGGCTCGGAAATCATAGGAGCATGCGCCATAGCGCACGAAATGTTCCTGAAACGAGTACGGCAGTTGCCCGTGGAGTTCATGACTCCCCCCTGCGTTTGCCTGATTCCGCCACATATTCCCGCCTAGGTATTTAAGTTCTCTATAGGCGATCGAGGAAAATCCGACCTGCCGAGTAACCTTTGATTAAGCCATGATCTCCGTTCCGTGCTTGGGCCGGTTACACATCAAGTCGCTTTGTGAGTACGCGCTCTGGCCGTTTTTGCCCGACGGGCAAATCAAGGATTCCTGTCAAGCCCCTCTTAAGAAAATATTCCCCTTGTCGCGTCGGGCAAATCAGTGATTTGACTCCGCCCGTCTCACCCGAATGAGGGGCGGCTCGCGATCGTCACGAACGTGCGGTGAGATGCGGTGGACGCGGATGTGCCATTGACGAACGGCACTGAGGCGGACGGCGAAATCGTGTGGTCCTGACGCCGCGACGCTGGCGTCAAGTTGCGCGGAATGCCTGCGCAGCGACGGTGGCAACAAAGCCCGTTCACCGGGGAGAGCGCGCTATAAGCCGTAAAACCATTGCGCAGGGAAGGCCGGATGCTCTCCGCTGAACCTGTATGCTCGTGTGCGCATTTCTTTGTGCATCTTGCACACGAGACCGCGGGTGCAGCGCGCACCCGGCTTTCCCTGCGCCCTCTGTTGTTAAGAGGGTGAAACCGAAGCAAACCTCGGGCATTTCGTGCCGCGAGAAGGCGGAGTCATATTCTTCAGGTGTTCGAATGTTGAATCCGATGTCTCAACGCGTCATTGCGAGGAGCGATAGCGACGAAGCAATCCATGCCTCAGCAAGTGGAGATATGGATTGCTTCGCTTCGCTCGCAATGACGGCTCCAAGATCATCCGCTGCACCGATATCACACCGGCAGCGCAATCGAATATTTCACCTGGCTCAATGCAAAGCTCGACTCGATCGAGGCGATGCCGTCGAGCCGGGTCAGCTTGTTCTTCAGGAATGCTTCATAGGACGACAGGTCGGCGGCGACGACGCGCAGCAAATAGTCGCGGTTGCCGGTCATCAGAT from Bradyrhizobium sp. Ash2021 encodes the following:
- a CDS encoding pilus assembly protein TadG-related protein, whose product is MISEPNGKRLLRRFAADKSGSNVIIFALIMPVLVGAAGLGTEAGWWSYKHKNMQSAADSGAASAATAGSNLNTEANAVTATYGYANGLNNVTVTVNQPPSTGNHTSDPQAVEVIIGQPQPRLFSALFGSAPVLITARAVAVPNAGTGCVLALNSTASPAVTVGGSNQLNLVNCNLYSNSSASPSLNVGGSAAVSANQVGVVGNVSGASNITATNGIRTGMRPVVDPYASVSPPPEPSCSSAKITVNSNGKTNSLDPGCYTGSITVNAGATLNLNPGIYYLDGANLSVAGNATITGTGVTLVFTGSGGNWGTASIGSNANINLTAPSSGSTQGIVIYGDRNMPAGTTFNLTGGGTQNFGGAIYLPKANLSFSGGNGTTTSCTKVIADTLTFTGSSNLKVNCAALGVAAIGISTAQLVE